One part of the Tenacibaculum sp. 190130A14a genome encodes these proteins:
- a CDS encoding flavin monoamine oxidase family protein, producing the protein MTRKEFIKFCSLLGISLPFQNAMAVSNYVNPQSKFKGKVLIIGAGAAGLTAAYRLSQLGINYQILEASSNFGGRMKTTNDFVDFPIPLGAEWLHVKRKIFDEIINNPTKEIKIETTHYNALDDALYDGEETFMNEMGFGIDQKFIGSSWLDFYKQYILPSIQDKIMYEQIAKSIDYTSDKITIKTQNDNFKADKVIVTIPVKMLQNNAITFTPQLPEDKREAIKDVTVWDGLKAFIEFSEKFYPTATEFNVSGQKMYYDASYGQNSERNVLGFFVVGDASLPYLQLSDSELIKYILKELDELFDGKASQSYIKKISQNWSKEPFIKGAYVYDEESWRTVRTLGESVSNKIFFAGTAYTEGDDWGGVHSAAHSAIRSVNEILE; encoded by the coding sequence ATGACACGAAAAGAATTTATTAAATTTTGTAGTTTATTAGGAATCAGCCTACCATTTCAAAATGCTATGGCAGTTTCTAATTACGTCAATCCTCAAAGTAAATTCAAAGGTAAAGTACTTATAATAGGTGCAGGCGCCGCAGGCTTAACAGCAGCATATCGACTGTCCCAATTAGGAATTAATTATCAAATTTTAGAAGCTTCATCCAACTTTGGGGGTAGAATGAAAACAACAAATGATTTTGTTGACTTCCCAATTCCTTTAGGTGCTGAGTGGTTACATGTTAAAAGAAAAATTTTTGATGAAATCATTAACAACCCTACTAAAGAAATAAAAATTGAAACAACGCACTATAATGCATTAGATGATGCGTTATACGACGGAGAAGAAACATTTATGAATGAAATGGGGTTTGGTATTGATCAAAAATTTATTGGTTCTTCTTGGTTAGATTTTTATAAACAATACATCTTACCTTCTATACAAGACAAAATAATGTATGAGCAAATTGCAAAATCTATTGATTATACTAGCGATAAAATTACAATCAAAACACAAAATGATAATTTTAAAGCAGACAAAGTAATTGTTACAATTCCTGTAAAAATGCTTCAAAATAATGCTATTACATTTACGCCTCAATTACCTGAAGATAAACGAGAAGCTATAAAGGACGTTACTGTTTGGGACGGACTTAAAGCATTTATTGAGTTTTCAGAAAAATTTTATCCTACTGCAACGGAATTTAATGTTTCGGGACAAAAAATGTACTATGATGCTTCTTATGGGCAAAATTCTGAGCGCAATGTTTTAGGTTTTTTTGTTGTCGGTGATGCATCGTTACCTTACCTACAATTATCAGACTCTGAGTTAATTAAATATATCTTAAAGGAATTAGACGAACTGTTTGATGGTAAAGCATCTCAAAGCTATATAAAGAAAATTTCGCAAAATTGGAGTAAAGAACCCTTTATTAAAGGCGCCTATGTTTATGACGAAGAAAGCTGGAGAACCGTTAGAACACTTGGAGAGTCAGTGAGCAATAAAATATTTTTTGCTGGAACAGCTTATACAGAAGGAGATGATTGGGGTGGAGTTCATTCGGCTGCACATTCAGCCATTAGGTCTGTAAATGAAATATTAGAATAA